The Persephonella atlantica genome includes a window with the following:
- the holA gene encoding DNA polymerase III subunit delta — protein MAEKSIVQLIKSFDLYQLKPVVFIYGSEELLKKQLIDRLKKISEVHIFWGDETTYSQLREVFFSSSLFSEGNVAVLIEFEHFVGKLSKEELTDFSSFLKNIKLPDRVFFISRKEKLPSKEPYKTIKSIADIVVSNRLTPKAFLISVKKKIESAGKKIDDETLRYLVSMLGNDLWTAKQEVEKLLLYVGEREEITLKDVTQVITPKVLQSVFVFLDKFFQKSPDVVKIYRELTDTTHHPFEIQSLLLNHINKLLLFKTMMQKGKTEEAAFSQIGVNHPAMKGTIKKHSSYVKQEELIDMIKKLYNVEKMQKIDFLDIKESFEQFLIKQVTSG, from the coding sequence ATGGCAGAAAAAAGCATCGTCCAGCTTATAAAAAGTTTTGATTTATACCAGCTAAAGCCTGTTGTGTTTATTTACGGCAGTGAGGAACTCCTGAAGAAACAGCTAATTGACAGATTGAAAAAAATCTCTGAGGTCCACATTTTCTGGGGAGATGAAACAACATACAGCCAGCTGAGGGAAGTTTTCTTTAGCTCTTCTCTGTTTTCTGAAGGTAATGTTGCAGTTTTGATAGAGTTTGAGCATTTTGTAGGCAAACTGTCAAAAGAAGAGTTAACAGATTTTAGTAGTTTTTTAAAAAATATAAAACTGCCAGACAGGGTTTTCTTTATCAGCAGGAAAGAAAAACTACCGTCAAAAGAACCATACAAAACCATTAAAAGTATTGCTGATATTGTAGTATCAAACAGATTAACGCCGAAGGCATTCTTAATATCTGTAAAGAAAAAAATAGAAAGTGCTGGAAAAAAGATTGATGATGAAACATTAAGATATCTTGTGTCCATGCTGGGTAATGACCTGTGGACAGCAAAACAGGAAGTAGAAAAACTCCTTCTGTATGTGGGAGAAAGGGAAGAGATAACACTAAAAGATGTAACTCAGGTTATCACTCCAAAAGTGCTGCAGAGTGTTTTCGTTTTCTTGGATAAATTTTTCCAGAAAAGTCCGGACGTAGTAAAGATTTACAGAGAGCTTACAGATACAACCCATCATCCATTTGAGATACAGTCTCTTCTGCTTAATCACATAAATAAACTGCTCCTATTTAAAACGATGATGCAAAAGGGAAAAACAGAAGAGGCTGCTTTCAGCCAGATAGGGGTTAATCATCCTGCAATGAAAGGGACGATAAAAAAGCATTCCTCATATGTTAAACAGGAAGAGCTGATAGATATGATTAAAAAGCTTTATAATGTGGAAAAAATGCAGAAGATAGATTTTTTAGACATAAAAGAAAGCTTTGAGCAGTTTCTTATCAAGCAGGTTACCAGTGGATAA
- the coaD gene encoding pantetheine-phosphate adenylyltransferase yields MITKICVYPGTFDPVHYGHIDIVRRALNIFEYVVVAIAKNPRKRPLFSVEERVDMFRESVKDLGEGRVIIEPFDGLLVNFMKKYNTKIIVRGVRLFTDFEYELQIAMTNYNLDKVETLFLMPSQELIHISSSIVKDVASHHGDLSKMVHPYVEKKLEERFL; encoded by the coding sequence ATGATAACAAAAATATGTGTGTATCCGGGGACTTTTGACCCTGTTCATTACGGACACATTGATATTGTAAGGAGAGCTCTCAACATATTTGAGTATGTTGTGGTTGCAATAGCAAAAAATCCCCGTAAAAGACCTCTCTTTTCTGTTGAGGAAAGGGTTGATATGTTCAGAGAATCTGTGAAAGATTTAGGAGAAGGAAGGGTTATTATTGAACCCTTTGATGGTCTTTTAGTTAACTTTATGAAAAAGTACAACACAAAGATAATCGTCAGAGGAGTGAGGCTGTTTACAGATTTTGAGTATGAGCTTCAGATAGCTATGACAAACTATAATTTAGATAAAGTTGAGACATTGTTTCTTATGCCTTCACAGGAGCTTATACATATAAGTTCTTCCATTGTAAAGGATGTGGCATCACATCACGGAGACCTATCAAAAATGGTTCATCCGTATGTGGAAAAGAAGTTAGAGGAGAGATTTTTATGA
- a CDS encoding RsmD family RNA methyltransferase, translating to MDTLRPTSGKVRQALFNILFDISGLTFVDLFAGTGEVGITALKKGAKFVYFVEKDRKRAQKINERASKFSEDFKVVSTDAVKFLKSFHDKVDVIFADPPYNYKHYDKLIKLALEKLSDGGVFVLEHRADRTFNADDERRYGDTTLSFWRKE from the coding sequence ATGGATACTCTCAGACCGACATCAGGCAAAGTGAGACAGGCACTGTTCAACATTCTGTTTGATATTTCAGGGCTGACTTTTGTGGATCTTTTTGCAGGAACAGGAGAAGTTGGAATAACAGCATTAAAAAAGGGTGCTAAATTTGTCTATTTTGTGGAAAAAGATAGAAAAAGGGCGCAGAAAATAAATGAAAGAGCCTCAAAATTTTCAGAAGACTTTAAGGTTGTTAGCACTGATGCTGTTAAATTTTTGAAAAGTTTTCATGACAAGGTAGATGTTATTTTTGCGGATCCTCCGTACAACTATAAACATTATGATAAATTAATAAAGCTGGCTTTGGAAAAGCTGTCAGATGGAGGTGTATTTGTGCTTGAGCACAGAGCAGACAGAACATTTAATGCTGATGATGAGAGAAGATACGGAGACACTACTCTCTCTTTCTGGAGAAAAGAATGA
- a CDS encoding C40 family peptidase, whose product MKALLTVFFLFVGVSFSKELPKFFESDYYNSLKNDYAKERYKAVMIDDGIPEPDIQKGIVDLAIGLLGIRYRFGGESIWGMDCSAFVQKVYAMAGISLPRTARYQARYGMLVSRENLKPGDLLFFRTYARFPSHVGIYIGEGKMIHASSAGKRIIISSIDKDFYLRNFLFAKRLFLYNPEEIVNEK is encoded by the coding sequence ATGAAAGCATTACTTACAGTTTTTTTTCTTTTTGTAGGGGTCTCTTTCAGTAAAGAACTTCCAAAATTTTTTGAAAGTGATTACTACAACAGCTTGAAAAACGATTATGCAAAAGAGAGATACAAAGCTGTAATGATTGATGACGGTATTCCAGAGCCTGATATTCAGAAGGGTATTGTTGACCTTGCTATCGGACTGCTGGGAATAAGATACAGATTTGGTGGAGAAAGCATATGGGGAATGGACTGTTCAGCATTTGTTCAGAAAGTATATGCAATGGCAGGCATATCACTACCAAGAACAGCAAGATATCAGGCAAGGTATGGAATGCTTGTAAGCAGAGAAAATCTTAAACCGGGAGACCTTCTATTTTTCAGAACTTATGCAAGATTTCCCTCTCATGTTGGAATATACATAGGAGAAGGAAAGATGATACATGCTTCGTCTGCAGGGAAAAGAATAATAATCAGCAGTATAGACAAGGACTTTTATTTAAGAAATTTTCTATTTGCAAAAAGACTGTTTTTATATAATCCTGAGGAGATAGTAAATGAAAAGTAG
- the hslV gene encoding ATP-dependent protease subunit HslV, translating to MKSRSTTILVVRKNGKTVIGGDGQVTLGHSIMKASAKKIRKLHDGKVVVGFAGSAADGLALMERLEEKLNKYRGNLLKAAVELAKDWRTDKFLRRLEAVLIAADREKMFLISGNGDVIEPDEPVLATGSGGDFARSAALALYRNTDMEAREIVEEAMKIASQICIYTNDNFTIEEL from the coding sequence ATGAAAAGTAGAAGCACAACAATTCTTGTAGTCAGAAAAAATGGAAAAACAGTTATAGGTGGGGACGGTCAGGTAACGCTGGGACACAGCATCATGAAAGCTTCAGCTAAAAAGATAAGAAAACTACACGATGGAAAAGTTGTGGTTGGATTTGCTGGCTCAGCAGCAGACGGACTCGCCCTGATGGAAAGGTTAGAAGAAAAATTAAACAAATACAGAGGCAATCTTTTGAAAGCAGCTGTTGAGCTTGCAAAAGACTGGAGAACAGATAAATTCTTAAGAAGACTGGAAGCTGTCTTGATAGCAGCAGACAGAGAGAAGATGTTTCTCATATCAGGTAATGGTGATGTTATAGAACCAGATGAACCTGTCCTTGCAACAGGTTCAGGAGGAGATTTTGCAAGGTCTGCAGCACTGGCATTGTACAGGAACACAGATATGGAAGCGAGAGAGATAGTAGAAGAGGCTATGAAGATAGCCTCACAGATATGTATCTACACAAACGATAACTTTACCATTGAAGAGTTGTGA
- a CDS encoding HIT family protein, whose amino-acid sequence MEKLFSPWRSQYIETYNRMEGCFLCEAGKNSEEDEDRLVLYRGEKAFIIMNLYPYNAGHLMVAPYKHIGDFLQLDDKTLCEISKLTKLSIKVLKKVLNPDGFNLGYNLGRVAGAGLETHLHNHIVPRWNGDTNFMPVIGEVKVISQDLKDIYHKLKKALEEENVE is encoded by the coding sequence ATGGAAAAACTGTTTTCTCCGTGGAGAAGCCAGTATATAGAAACATATAACAGAATGGAAGGCTGTTTTCTATGTGAGGCGGGTAAAAATTCTGAAGAAGATGAAGACAGACTTGTTCTGTACAGAGGAGAGAAAGCATTTATAATTATGAACCTTTATCCATACAATGCAGGGCACCTCATGGTTGCACCCTATAAGCATATAGGAGACTTCCTCCAGTTAGACGATAAAACCCTGTGTGAGATATCTAAACTAACAAAACTGAGTATAAAAGTACTGAAAAAAGTCCTAAATCCAGACGGATTTAATCTTGGATACAACCTTGGAAGAGTTGCAGGTGCTGGTCTGGAGACACATCTTCATAATCATATAGTTCCCCGCTGGAACGGAGATACAAACTTTATGCCTGTAATAGGAGAAGTAAAGGTAATATCTCAGGATTTAAAGGATATATATCACAAGCTAAAAAAAGCATTAGAGGAAGAAAATGTGGAATAA
- a CDS encoding LapA family protein: MWNKIKLILWLIILLAVAYFVSMNTSPKVSVNILPTLKTPEIPVALIIIVSIIIGAVLILIFTITDWISYKIDKIKLNRNIKSLEKEVEKLKKQLEEKQQTVKKLEGEIEILKNKEKITAKEGEEESGTV; the protein is encoded by the coding sequence ATGTGGAATAAAATAAAGCTCATTCTGTGGCTTATTATACTGCTTGCTGTTGCATACTTTGTATCTATGAATACATCTCCAAAAGTCTCTGTAAACATTCTACCAACATTAAAAACTCCAGAAATACCTGTAGCCCTCATAATCATAGTGAGTATAATAATCGGAGCAGTTCTTATACTTATATTCACCATAACAGACTGGATATCTTACAAAATAGACAAAATAAAGCTAAACAGAAACATCAAAAGTTTAGAAAAAGAGGTTGAAAAACTGAAAAAACAGTTAGAGGAAAAACAGCAGACAGTAAAGAAGCTTGAAGGTGAGATAGAAATCCTGAAAAATAAAGAAAAAATCACAGCAAAAGAAGGGGAGGAAGAAAGTGGGACTGTATGA
- a CDS encoding 2-amino-3,7-dideoxy-D-threo-hept-6-ulosonate synthase has product MGIGKKVRLERIMNRDTGKTVIVPMDHGVSSGPMKGIINIKETVEKIAEGGANAIILHKGIVEQGHRGKGKDVGLIIHMSASTDLSLRKNDKVLVCTVEEAIKLGADGVSIHVNIGAEDEKQMLKDFGAVSKACLDWQMPLVAMLYYRGPEVKNPFDPDAIAHIARIGAELGADIVKVPYTGNPETFRKVVEGCPVPVVIAGGPKVSSDRELLQMIYDAVVVAGCAGLSVGRNIFQHDDVAKITYVLSKIVHENITVDEAMEILNS; this is encoded by the coding sequence TTGGGTATAGGCAAAAAGGTGAGATTAGAGAGAATAATGAACAGAGACACAGGAAAAACTGTTATTGTTCCGATGGATCACGGAGTAAGCTCGGGACCAATGAAAGGTATTATTAATATAAAAGAAACTGTTGAAAAGATAGCAGAAGGGGGAGCAAATGCAATAATACTTCACAAGGGCATCGTTGAGCAGGGACACAGAGGAAAAGGAAAAGATGTAGGACTTATCATACATATGTCTGCTTCAACAGACCTTTCTCTCAGGAAAAACGATAAAGTTCTGGTATGCACAGTGGAAGAGGCAATAAAACTTGGTGCAGATGGAGTATCAATACATGTTAACATAGGTGCAGAAGACGAAAAACAGATGCTGAAAGATTTCGGAGCTGTATCAAAAGCATGTTTAGACTGGCAGATGCCACTTGTAGCTATGCTCTACTATAGAGGACCTGAGGTAAAAAATCCCTTTGACCCAGATGCAATAGCACACATAGCAAGAATAGGAGCTGAACTTGGAGCTGACATTGTTAAGGTACCATACACAGGAAATCCTGAAACATTCAGAAAAGTGGTAGAAGGATGTCCTGTTCCGGTAGTAATAGCAGGGGGTCCAAAGGTAAGTTCAGACAGGGAACTCCTTCAGATGATTTATGATGCTGTTGTTGTTGCAGGATGTGCAGGACTTTCTGTAGGAAGGAACATATTCCAGCATGATGATGTTGCTAAAATAACCTACGTTCTATCAAAAATAGTCCACGAAAATATAACTGTTGACGAAGCTATGGAGATTTTAAACAGCTGA
- a CDS encoding NAD(P)/FAD-dependent oxidoreductase, giving the protein MKKIVVIGGGYAGVSFIRYFSKLDIDAEVYLIDQNPYQYLQPEVYSFIANESIISDIIIDLSTLCRGLGKNVYFFKEKVEYIDPERNEIYGDRFRLKYDYLVVSAGSRTFFPPIEGLREHASGVKTLERSLEFKQKFERKILQKIKEEEKCYIVKESQFNIIVGGAGLAGVEIAAEMAYYAREFFKKIGFLCEGLNITLIEAADRILPGMDEFVYETAYNRLKSLGVNILTGKKIIKVDCENVYLEDGDYIKQDFFIWTGGIVASSLIGRMKIKTNRRKQAVVDQFFRPEGIDNIFIIGDCAEIKNYETGEIFPPMAQIAIQTGEITARYIRDLIKGKKPQVESPIFRGMVSALGGKYGVGMIKNGIKFRGFPAYLFKELVFLHYKLPLRHISKKGYRRLLEH; this is encoded by the coding sequence ATGAAGAAAATTGTCGTTATTGGTGGAGGGTATGCGGGGGTATCGTTTATCAGGTACTTTTCAAAACTTGATATTGATGCGGAAGTCTACCTGATCGATCAGAACCCATACCAGTATCTCCAACCTGAGGTTTACAGCTTCATTGCCAATGAATCCATAATCTCCGACATTATCATAGACCTGTCAACACTGTGCAGAGGATTAGGTAAAAATGTTTACTTTTTTAAAGAAAAGGTTGAGTATATTGATCCTGAGAGAAATGAGATTTATGGAGATAGATTCAGACTTAAATACGACTATCTGGTTGTGTCAGCAGGAAGCAGAACATTCTTCCCACCAATTGAAGGACTTAGGGAGCACGCATCAGGTGTAAAAACATTAGAGAGAAGTCTTGAGTTTAAACAGAAGTTTGAAAGGAAGATACTCCAGAAGATAAAAGAAGAAGAAAAATGTTACATAGTGAAGGAAAGCCAGTTTAATATTATAGTTGGAGGAGCAGGTCTTGCAGGAGTAGAAATTGCAGCTGAGATGGCATACTATGCACGGGAGTTTTTTAAAAAAATAGGTTTCTTATGCGAAGGGTTGAACATAACCCTTATAGAAGCAGCAGACAGAATACTTCCCGGCATGGATGAGTTTGTATACGAAACGGCGTATAACAGGCTAAAATCCCTTGGCGTAAACATATTAACAGGGAAAAAAATCATAAAAGTTGATTGTGAAAATGTTTATCTTGAAGATGGAGATTACATAAAACAGGACTTCTTTATATGGACAGGTGGAATTGTAGCAAGCTCGCTGATTGGAAGAATGAAAATAAAGACCAACAGAAGAAAACAGGCAGTTGTTGATCAGTTTTTCAGACCTGAGGGGATAGACAACATATTTATTATCGGCGATTGTGCGGAGATAAAAAATTATGAAACAGGGGAGATATTCCCTCCAATGGCACAGATAGCCATACAGACAGGAGAGATTACAGCAAGGTATATAAGAGATTTAATAAAAGGAAAAAAGCCACAGGTAGAAAGCCCCATATTCAGAGGAATGGTTTCAGCTCTTGGAGGAAAGTACGGGGTTGGAATGATAAAAAATGGCATAAAATTCAGAGGATTCCCTGCATATCTGTTTAAAGAGCTTGTCTTTCTCCATTACAAACTTCCCCTCAGGCATATATCAAAAAAAGGATACAGGAGACTTTTGGAACATTGA
- a CDS encoding UDP-glucuronic acid decarboxylase family protein has protein sequence MKVLITGAAGFIGSHLCDRFLKEGFYVIGLDNFLTGSPDNIAHLFGNKNFRFIEYDVTNYIYIPDDIDIILHFACPASPVDYLKHPIHTMKVDSLGTLHTLGLAKRKNARYIFASTSEVYGDPQIHPQPETYWGNVNPIGIRSVYDEAKRFSEAMSMAYHREHGIDVRIARIFNTYGERMRTDDGRVIPNFISQALENRDLTIYGDGMQTRSFCYIDDMVDGIFLLAVKENLNGEVFNLGNPEEHTIIEIARKIIHMAESNSGITFLPPLEDDPKKRCPDISKAESILGWKPKISLDEGLENTIQYFKLKLNIKK, from the coding sequence TTGAAAGTTCTGATAACGGGAGCAGCAGGATTTATAGGAAGTCATCTATGTGACAGATTTTTGAAGGAAGGTTTCTACGTTATAGGGCTGGATAATTTTCTTACAGGTTCACCAGACAACATCGCTCATCTGTTTGGAAATAAAAATTTTCGTTTTATCGAGTATGATGTAACAAACTACATATACATACCTGATGATATTGATATTATCCTGCACTTTGCCTGCCCTGCATCACCTGTTGATTATCTTAAACACCCTATTCATACAATGAAGGTTGACTCTTTAGGAACTCTCCACACACTTGGCCTTGCAAAAAGAAAAAATGCCCGTTATATATTCGCATCAACCTCAGAAGTATATGGAGACCCACAAATTCACCCCCAGCCAGAAACATACTGGGGAAACGTTAATCCTATAGGCATAAGGTCAGTTTATGACGAAGCAAAAAGATTTTCAGAAGCCATGAGTATGGCTTATCACAGGGAACATGGAATAGATGTAAGAATTGCAAGAATTTTTAATACATACGGGGAAAGAATGAGAACAGACGACGGCAGGGTAATACCTAACTTTATATCACAGGCACTTGAAAACAGAGATCTTACCATATATGGAGACGGGATGCAGACGAGAAGCTTTTGCTATATAGATGATATGGTTGATGGAATCTTTCTGCTTGCCGTAAAGGAAAATCTGAACGGAGAAGTATTTAACCTTGGAAACCCTGAAGAGCATACTATTATTGAGATAGCAAGGAAGATTATACATATGGCAGAATCAAATTCTGGTATAACGTTTCTTCCCCCGCTGGAAGATGATCCTAAAAAGAGATGTCCAGACATATCCAAGGCAGAGAGTATTCTGGGATGGAAGCCAAAAATTTCTCTTGACGAGGGACTTGAAAATACGATACAGTATTTTAAACTTAAACTAAACATAAAAAAATAA
- a CDS encoding AI-2E family transporter gives MGSGEQIGNIFFFGFLSFFLFLGYLLFEPFLKVIVLSVLITVIFYPLYAKIEKKIKSKILSSLLMTLLVFLFIIIPSITLIAFFVNQIISIYPVIIENISKYRDVEILIKELPVISKIYTIIESSLKSLNVNVDIGDAIRGLVNEFVSFVIQQGKGIFLDVTLLVVGIAIMLVTIFFLFKDGVHLYNRIYSIIPLSDKDKTFLISKSYNAIQGVVLGSVLTAIAQGILSFIGYFAIGLEMSYFWAFITFIAAFIPVGGASLIWVPVAVYTLFTKGFLTAFLFSIYGTLVISTIDNIIKPVVIGDKTNIHPMILVFAILGGLNIFGFIGIFLAPIIVVMIDNMLLLFREKYVLRS, from the coding sequence GTGGGTTCTGGCGAACAGATAGGAAACATCTTCTTCTTCGGTTTCCTGTCCTTTTTTCTTTTTTTAGGATATCTTCTGTTTGAGCCTTTTTTAAAGGTTATTGTTCTATCTGTACTGATAACAGTAATATTCTATCCTCTGTATGCAAAGATTGAAAAAAAAATCAAAAGCAAAATCCTATCTTCTCTTCTTATGACGCTACTTGTTTTTCTGTTTATCATTATTCCTTCTATAACCCTGATAGCATTTTTTGTAAATCAGATTATCTCCATATATCCAGTTATTATTGAAAATATCTCTAAGTACAGAGATGTTGAGATCTTAATAAAAGAACTACCTGTCATATCAAAAATCTACACAATCATTGAAAGCAGTCTAAAATCTCTTAATGTTAATGTTGATATAGGTGATGCAATAAGAGGACTGGTAAATGAGTTTGTATCTTTTGTGATACAGCAGGGGAAGGGAATATTTCTTGATGTAACCCTTCTTGTTGTTGGTATTGCCATAATGCTTGTCACTATTTTTTTCCTTTTTAAGGACGGTGTACATCTGTATAACAGGATCTACAGTATAATACCCCTTTCTGATAAGGATAAAACTTTCCTTATTTCAAAGAGCTATAATGCAATACAAGGCGTTGTTTTAGGTTCTGTCCTGACAGCTATTGCTCAGGGGATACTGTCATTTATCGGTTATTTTGCTATAGGACTGGAGATGAGCTACTTCTGGGCTTTTATAACATTTATTGCTGCATTTATCCCTGTTGGTGGAGCTTCCCTTATCTGGGTTCCTGTTGCTGTTTACACACTGTTTACAAAAGGATTTTTAACGGCCTTTCTATTTTCTATTTACGGCACACTGGTTATAAGTACTATTGATAATATAATAAAACCCGTCGTTATAGGAGACAAAACAAACATCCACCCTATGATTCTGGTTTTTGCAATACTTGGAGGACTGAACATCTTTGGTTTTATTGGAATATTTTTAGCACCCATAATAGTTGTGATGATTGATAACATGCTGTTGCTGTTTAGAGAAAAGTATGTTCTCCGGTCTTAA
- a CDS encoding succinate dehydrogenase/fumarate reductase iron-sulfur subunit, with translation MEVIINVKRFDGKKVWYQEYRLDVEERTTIVEVLMEIQSHIDPTLSFRVQCRAAICGTCGVKINGEHHVLACKTKVKDYIKDGKIAVEPLSNMNVIKDLVTDHGQFLNKIKDVKGWFEPVKDFQPVYPEDLQKFGKETDCILCGVCHSVCPAFEMDRDFGGPINFVKVFRFWKDKNDALKDERIVLAEKNHITSCVHCKYCSFYCPKQIPVEQDIMQIEFYGKQKGIIKKEPGGGFSTPFGF, from the coding sequence ATGGAAGTTATTATAAACGTAAAGAGATTTGACGGAAAAAAAGTATGGTATCAGGAGTATAGACTGGATGTTGAAGAAAGGACAACAATTGTTGAAGTATTAATGGAGATACAGAGTCATATAGACCCTACCCTATCTTTTAGGGTTCAGTGCAGGGCAGCAATCTGTGGAACCTGTGGTGTAAAAATAAATGGAGAACATCACGTTCTGGCATGTAAAACAAAGGTAAAGGATTACATTAAGGATGGAAAAATTGCTGTTGAGCCCCTATCAAACATGAATGTTATAAAAGACCTTGTAACAGACCATGGACAGTTTTTGAATAAAATAAAAGATGTTAAAGGTTGGTTTGAACCTGTTAAAGATTTTCAGCCTGTTTATCCGGAAGACCTACAGAAGTTTGGAAAGGAGACAGACTGTATTCTCTGTGGTGTATGCCACTCTGTATGTCCAGCTTTTGAGATGGACAGGGATTTTGGAGGACCCATAAACTTTGTTAAGGTTTTTAGATTCTGGAAAGATAAGAATGACGCTCTGAAAGATGAAAGGATAGTGCTTGCAGAAAAAAATCACATAACAAGCTGCGTACACTGTAAGTACTGCAGTTTTTATTGTCCAAAACAGATCCCTGTTGAACAGGACATAATGCAGATAGAGTTTTATGGAAAGCAGAAGGGAATTATAAAAAAAGAGCCGGGAGGTGGTTTCTCAACACCTTTTGGTTTTTAA
- a CDS encoding TlpA disulfide reductase family protein, which yields MRRLIIIFFAIIPLLALGKGLRPYMFQLEDENGKTVRLEQLKGNVVYLVFWSKSCHTCREELPQIDRLYRKFKDKNVKFFAVIIDEKDRKKIKQIKKQWGFSFPVLIGNDTVKSKYRIIGTPITYILRKDLTIGKIIYGAYSLKKLEKYINRFLEEKND from the coding sequence ATGAGAAGGTTAATTATCATATTTTTTGCAATCATTCCCCTTCTTGCGCTGGGCAAGGGTTTAAGACCTTACATGTTCCAGCTCGAAGATGAAAACGGGAAAACTGTCAGGCTTGAGCAGTTAAAAGGAAATGTTGTTTATCTCGTCTTCTGGTCTAAAAGCTGTCATACCTGCAGGGAGGAACTTCCCCAGATAGACAGGTTATACAGAAAGTTTAAGGACAAAAATGTTAAATTTTTCGCAGTAATAATTGATGAAAAAGACAGAAAGAAAATCAAACAGATAAAAAAGCAGTGGGGGTTTAGCTTCCCTGTTCTCATCGGAAACGATACTGTAAAAAGTAAATACCGTATAATAGGAACACCTATCACATACATACTGAGAAAAGACCTTACTATTGGTAAAATAATCTACGGTGCATATAGCCTGAAGAAACTTGAAAAATATATAAACAGATTTTTAGAGGAAAAAAATGATTGA
- a CDS encoding cytochrome c biogenesis CcdA family protein, protein MIETVSVGTAFLAGIVAFLSPCVLPIIPGYIAYISGVTAQTAQEESKKIDWSVVYSAIAFVIGFSIVFTALGAASTFVGQLLQEYRYIISKVAAVLVILLGVHFTGIFQSQKAKQWLFILFGISIIIYGVSIPVTKETFNDMILLPVIGIALLLFYFSGLYRILYQQKTTEVKKKPAGIIGAFVVGIAFAFGWSPCIGPVLGAILLYASQQETVMQGVTLLFAFSMGLGIPFILTAMAINQFFRFFNFMKRYFLVIEIIGGLLLIFVGILLLTGSLEKISALLI, encoded by the coding sequence ATGATTGAAACGGTATCTGTAGGAACAGCATTTTTAGCAGGTATAGTTGCTTTTCTCTCTCCCTGTGTTTTACCTATCATACCGGGGTACATAGCATACATATCAGGTGTTACTGCCCAGACGGCACAGGAAGAAAGCAAAAAAATAGACTGGAGTGTTGTATATTCAGCAATAGCTTTTGTAATTGGATTTTCTATTGTCTTTACAGCACTTGGAGCAGCTTCAACATTTGTGGGACAGCTTCTTCAAGAGTACAGGTATATAATATCAAAAGTGGCTGCTGTTTTAGTTATTCTTTTGGGTGTTCACTTTACAGGAATATTTCAATCACAGAAAGCAAAACAGTGGCTATTTATCCTTTTTGGTATATCAATAATAATTTATGGTGTCAGCATACCTGTAACAAAAGAAACATTTAATGACATGATTTTACTCCCTGTTATAGGTATTGCACTTCTTCTGTTCTACTTTTCAGGTCTTTACCGAATTCTTTACCAGCAGAAAACAACAGAGGTAAAGAAAAAACCTGCTGGAATAATAGGTGCTTTCGTTGTAGGGATAGCTTTTGCCTTTGGATGGTCTCCATGTATTGGTCCTGTTTTAGGAGCCATACTTCTGTACGCTTCACAGCAGGAAACAGTGATGCAGGGGGTAACACTTCTTTTCGCCTTTTCTATGGGATTGGGTATTCCTTTTATACTGACAGCTATGGCAATAAACCAGTTTTTCAGATTTTTTAACTTTATGAAAAGATACTTCCTTGTTATAGAGATTATTGGCGGACTTTTACTGATATTTGTTGGAATTCTTCTTCTTACTGGAAGTCTTGAAAAGATATCAGCTCTTCTTATATAG